The nucleotide sequence gtgatgtgtcactaaacctggggggttgcagtctttctgcctttcgtggacaccttccgtgcagcagtcgtgggctggaagcactgagatgtgtgcatgcggctagactttaaatatggtgcctggcttgATGGAGCGGCGAGTTatgtgtggcgggcgaatgagagcctgcccaccattgaagtggcatgtttcccgggaatgcataactaatgcagtAGGTTTTGGACGAAAACGGGTGTAAACCCACCATTGTGCCCAGGCATGTAaaacattttacccacctgctactgctcttagtgcaaatctgggacaattccactgtCATTCTTGTATCAACAACAATTTACTCCAGTGGGAAGACCCCAAGCCTTGAGCCCCTGCCTCGAACTCCCTATCTGTGTCACCGATTCCCttgccctccctgactccagttcCAGACTGTACTGGAGCATGTGTAATCTCAATGACACTGAGCTGAACTTCCAAATCCACATCCTTGTACCACAAAGACCACCTACCTCCATTTTGTAACATCACCGTCTCTGTACCCGCCTCAGTCCATCTATCGTAACCTCCAGACAACTacagtgctgcttcacctggccTCCCACCTCCAGCTCTGCATAGAATTCAGTTCATCAAAAACTCTGCTACCTGGACTCTAACTCCCACTACgtcctgctcacccatcacccttgccCTCACTGGCCGACATTGGCTCCCGATATCCCAAAGCCTCAGGTTAAAAATTCTCATTCCCACATTTAAATTGTCCATCCTTATCTCAATAACATCTTCGGTGTCCTTTTGAACTCTCCGTTTCTTTTATTTCAGGGGCTAAGcactggaatcccctccctaaggCTGTCTGACTTCTTTACCACCCTCTCCTTCATTAAGACTCTtgttaaaatccacctctttgtgCAAGCATttgcccaggtccctctgaataccCCCTACTTTAACCGTTGCGCCTCCATGCACTGCCTTGGTCCTTTCTTCACTCTATCTTAAGGGAGTTATATAAATGTATGTTGTTGTAAAGCAATATTGAAGTTCCTTAATTAACTGCTGACCAGATCTGCCGTGATGTCTTCAGCATTAATTCACCATAGTGGGTTATAACAGTGTGAGATAGCGGTGGTATTACAGGAAGTAATACGTAGGTGACACTTACAGAAGTCAATGTCCTATAAATGTACTTTATATAGTACATTTATTATGGTGTTTTTGTCCACTAGACACACACTCTTTTGTATGTGTGGGGTTAGAAACTGGCATGTCTTTTAACAGTGTAAAACAGATGTAAAGCTAACCAATTTATACTGGGCCAGCCTGTGTCCATTCTGTACATGGATTGTCCCCCCTTTAGGAACCCTTTCCTTTAGAAGCCTCAGGTGGTCCCCCTAAACAGGCATTAGATgccttaaaaatgcaaatgagGTGCCTGTGAAAAATCGCATTCGGATGTTAGTCAGCAATGGGCAAGGCGGACATTGAGCCTAAACTCCTCAGGAGTCTACAAGGCTTCCACAGCTGTAATGAAAGTTAAGCTAAATATTCCTttcttttaaactgtgttcctgtGAAGCTAGGAGGAACAAGAATATAACCCTTCCCTACCCCTTAACATTACCTGAAGGTGATTGCCAGTGAGGCAGATGACCAATCACTGACGTCTCCGATTGGGCAAGCTGCTGGTAGAGGCATGACCAGCACCTGTAGCTGTGGGAGCCAAAGTAAATCGTGGcaagagcaaggccatgttctttgggaattgggctgaccaatcctttatccccttcactgtcaggtcagactgcctgaaggtgctgggcaggtggttcggagggaccagggcatgtgttagaaactggaaggagtgagtggctatggtgaaaagaaaactggccATATGGGaactctccattgcaggtaagaacctggcCATCAGATGTGAGGCACCCTCGTTGTTGCTAtacgcaggtctggcccattcctcactcctgcgctgtagccacccgagccatctttcgctttaccTGGAGATCGAAAGTGGATCATGTTTGCAGGGACACAATGTACAGgaacctctagataaagggggaaaaacacgtgcccaacatcaccctcatcctgatggccacctttgtgtgtggctgcatcaagctgtacaTAGACCCTGGGTACGCACACACCATGTGTCACTACattgctgaggttctacctgtccccagtttTGCGAAGGATGagtctggccatgctgccgcggaacgctccaagtagttggaccgtgccgtaccacctgtcccccgtggaaaaatttatgcagagaaacacttgaccacaagtccatcagacaGTGGTCAGCATGTATCGTCCTAGAGGCCCTGTGGTCAAAGGAGATTGTGGATCCTGTCGGATgcttccccgagcagactgtcaaagtcatttggcagaatgcctcatcgccagaactctccaacaagcaccaagatgtagattgtctggtggtgagaaaggccctccccgtcagatccttcctacatgccaggagtctcagcccctctgcacgttgtcctcgaggtggctgtggtggggaagagaccgttgttcacctccttgtggaatgtgcctttgtaaagaaggtctggagagagatgcagtggtttctgtcgtggttcatcccgagcagttctgtgacacaggactctgtgctctataggctgttcccagggatacacactgagataaacatcaactgcagctggaggatcatcaactcagtgagaGATGctttttggtctgcccaaaacttgttggtcttccggtgcaaagagttgtcctcgACCGAGTGTTTCAGATTggaacattccaaggtccaggactacgtgctgagggcgCACTAAaccttggggcagccgccacaaaggcgcaatggggaaaggtcgctgtctaagacctttctgccacagtgcaccgtgGGCTGGAAATTTTAAAGATCCCtcaggctgtatgactcacattaaatgtatgcagtgaatactacatgtatcacaattgcattgaagcacctcagagtgcaacataacCTAGGCAGATAACTTAAATACCATTgtactgtctgactgtctgtaaagaccatgttgaaatgtctgcaatattcattgattgtattgaagcacctcatgatctatgtggaaaacttgaatatgattgcaatttttgtgatggccattttgaaatgctttgtaatgctctttcagatattttacaaataaagtatatttttccaaaaaaaggttgctgtgtgtgctgagacCCAAGGACCAAGTTCCAACAAACCTCAAACCTTTCAGTTCAGGCGCAGCACCGAGTCTAGGTCTGAGAAACAGATCCTGACCAACATACACCCTGTTGTGTTCTAATGAAACAAGGGTGGATTCTATCTTGTGGACAAGTAAAGAGCATGCAGTTCTAGATTGTTAAAAGACATCTGTTTCTCTTTGCAGGTGTAACCTTCCTCCTCTATCTAATGAGTACACCAGGGACGCTGGGTACAGGACACACCTAGTGACTGCAAACCCAAGCATCATCGAGAAAAGGTAAGGTGCAGTATTCTTGTGGTAACTGAAAACAGAAAGTCAGAGTGAAGCAGAATTGGTTTGTTCTCCCTGCCTGTGTGGCACCAAGTTGTTCAGTCTTCTTGCTGACCTTCAGTAGGACAACACCAATACCATTGTTTATACTAAGGAGGACAAGGAAAAGCATAGAAGCCCTGGTGGTCTGTGCCTTCAACTCTGATCAACACAGTGACCTGAAACCAGTCCAGCAGCAGTTAAAGTACCATGTCATTAATTATAAATCATCATGCCTTTTGCAACCAGTTCCAAACATTAAGCGATAGCAACCCCAGCAATTCAATGAGTGAAAGCAGTAAAATGCCCTCAGGGCAGTTCCATTCTGAAGGATAGCATTTGCTTATTCACTTGTTGAAGAGCAGTGGCTGTTGGCACTGAGTGCAACTTGATTTGATGTTGTTTAGATTTTTTTTCTAAGGGCCTGTATTTTCTTCCTTCCTGTTTTAGGAACACAGCAGTATAGGAAGcccttcagcccctcaagcctgttttgccattcaattatatcatggctgatctgcatcttaactccacctcccagccttggttctgtaaccAAGTTAATCAAGCGGAGGTGAAATCATcgtcagccatgatattattgaaaggcggagcaggcttgaagggctgaatggctcacTCCTGCACCTAAGTCCTATGtgcctatgttcctatgtaaccCTTAATACTCTCAGTTCTGAAATTTTTAATTGATACCCAGCCTTAACAgctttgtgagggagagagttccagatttccactagccCTGTGTGAGAAAATGCCTCCCCACATCACCCATGAACAGCAAGGTCTAACTTGAAGATTATGCCCCTTGTCCTGGACTCACTCAACACgggaaatagtttttctctatgTTAGAAGGGGGACTGTGGTGTGGTGAAGTTTCTCCACTGAGCCCAGTAACTCAGTTGGTATAGAGTAGGAGGATTTCTGATCTGGTCGCTGGTCTACACTGAGCAAATTGCTGTTGACGAGGGTGACCATGGGGCCTTACAGTTGCTGTGGGTTCCCGTGCCAGTTGGAAGTATGCAATGCTGATGAGACGAGAATGAGTCTCAGTTGTGATGGCTTCTTAGTTTGCAGGCTGCCCTGGTGACTAAGCGCTCtcaactctgagtcagaagttagTGGGCTCAGGTCTGGACTTGAGCACATGAGCCAGAccaacacttcagtgcagtactgagggagtgctgcactattggaggtgcttTCTTTTCAATTAGAAATTAAACTTGGACCCCAacagccctctcaggtggatgtaaaagaacctGTGACATTGttacaaagaagagcaggagagttcctgCTATACAAAGCCAAGTTCCTTCTGttttcaaaacagaaaatgctggaaagactcagtagATCCTGAAACatggttaacatttcagatcgatgacctttcatcagaaccctgatttcctgctcttctttgcaaTAGTGTTATGGAGTTTGAATTCCAGGTCTGATCTGGTACAGATGCAAGTTCACAAATAGGCCAGATTTTGCACTATTATCGCAATTGAGAGGATTGAACAAGGAGTGTTCAGCACTATGTCAGGCCCACGGTGTAAGATGTGACTTCTCACCCGCGACTGGTTGTTCTGCTTTGGACATGAGATTTGTAAGAAATAATAAACAACACTCAGAACCCATAAGAAACACTAGTGTCTTTACTAGATTGTTAGGAATACCAGTTACACCTAACAGCCAAGTAACACAATACATAAATACATTACAAGAAGTTACAGATAACATTCACACATGTGCATTCTGTATTTCATTTAAACTATTGCATCTAATTGCCTGCGAGTGTCAACTGCAGTTCCCACTTAAAGTACCATTACTTCTGTCTGGAATTTTACCATTCCTTCCAACACTGATGGCCCTCATTTCTCTGCCAGCTCTACGGACATAGGGAAAGATGGACAATGGGACTGACAGGAGAAGCAGCCCATATAGGGTATCCCCCCAAACCAGAGTTAGCTCCTGGGGATGACAGGGAGACGCACTTGATGAGGCTGAAGGTCAGCAGGAATGTTGTTGACTCAGGTGTCCGTGTGTACCTGCGGGGTCGGTCACGCCCTGCATTCTGTACAACCAGTGATTGTGAAGCCCATCACTGCCCCAAGCCTTCTTGTTAGAGGCATCTTCCAATCATCCACAAAAGATATCACTGTTGTATTAAGTTAATAAGCTACCACAGAAAtaaagtcacagacctgaaacttgaacacagatgctgcctgacctgctgagtatttccagcattttctgtttttattgcagatttccagcatgcttTTGTGAGCTACCACTGTTATCACAATAATGTGTGACAAATAAAagcaatttatatagcacctttcatgaatatgggatgtctcaaagcattttacagccaataaagtacgtTATGAAGTGTAATCAAATGCAGGAACTACAGCAGCCAGTTTACACGCAACAAAATCCAACAACAGAACCCTTGTTCTAAAatgggtgtaaggataagcccagcaactacagactaCCCAGTTTAACCCCAGgagtggggaagcttctagaagcaACAATTCCTGACAAATTAACAATACTTGGACAAAtggagttaattaaggaaagccaatttgttaagggcaaatcaaaTTTAACTGACTTAATTGAGCTTTTTGataaggtaacagagagggttgatgagggtactgTGGTCGATGTgatgtggactttcaaaaggcttcgATGAAGTATCtcaacaggcttgtcagcaaatatagatgccatggaataaaagggataataGCAGCATGGAGGCAAAATTGGCTGATTGACAGGAAACAGGTAGCAGAGGTGAATGGCAGaggttttttggactggaggaaggtttatagggGAGTTCTGAGGCGTCAGCATTAGGACCCCTGCTTATCTTGATGTACATTAATAGTCTAGACTTGGGtttacaggggacaatttcaaaacttgaggatgacacaaaacttggaagtattgtgatccTTAAGGATTGTGATAAACTTGACGAGgaaatagacaggctggtggaatgaatggacaaatggcagatgaaatttaatgcagagaagtgtgaaggaataatgagaagaggcaatatgaaataaagggcacaattctaaatggGGTCCAAGAGCagagggaggggtttggtggggggtggggggggggaattgaGTGGGGAGAGATTTGATGGCGCtgggggggagtgagtatggagggggagtttgtgtgatatatgtgcacagatcattgaaggtgacagagcAGGTTGGGAAAGTGATGAAAAGTGATGAATAAAGCATacggtatcctgggctttataaatgggGCATAAAAGctaggaagttatgataaacctgtataaaatgctggtttggcctcaactgtgcCCTGGGGGCAGGTTGGCAGgtgggttcttgattggtaaggggatcaaaggttacggggagaaggtgggagaatggggttgagaaacttatcagccatgattgaatggcggagcagaccgtATAGTGGTAGCATCACAGACTCGTTCGTAACTGAAGGATTGTGAATTCAGATCACAGCCAGAACAGCTTGAGAATTTGTATTCTGGTTAAGAACAAATTCGAGGAAGGAAAGGCTGGTGTCAGTAAAAATGACTGTGAAAGTGCCacattgtcgtaaaaatccagaTGATTCAATGTCCATTAGGAAAAGAAACCTGCTGTTCTTATCCTATATGTAAGTGCAGTCCCACATTGGTGTGGTTAACTTTGAAGGAGCCTATCAAGGGATTGGAagtaaatgctgcccttgccattgATGTCCATATCCTGAGAATTAATAAAGCAACGAATAAATTAAAGCATGTGAGGGTCAattaatggtaatgccactggactagtaatccagagcaaaaacaaaaatacctggaaaaactcagcaggtctgacagcatcagttgatacagttgacgtttcgagtccgaatgacctttcatcagaactaagacatatagaaatgagatgaaatataagccggtagatgggggtgggtgggacaggtagagctcaataggaggccagtgataggtggagcccAAAGagagagactgccaaagatgtcatagacaaaaggacaaagaggtgttgatggtggtgatattatctaaaggatgtgctaatggggacattaagggtagaaagcaggacgagctagtggcagatggccctggtgggggtggggtggggggaagggatcaaaatgggctaataggtggagataaaacaatagatcgaaataaatttaaaaataggagggaaaagaaaaatatatttgtaaatttttttttttagttattggaaaaagggggatcggaaagggggtgggatggaggagagagttcatgatctgaaatgttgaactcaatattaagtccggaaggatgtaaagtgcctaattggaagatgaggtgcttttcctccagtttgcgttgagcttcactggaacaatgcagcaggccaaggagggacatgtgggtatgagagtagggtggtgtgttgaaatggcaagcgacagggaggtctgggtcatgcttgcagacagactgaaggtattctgcaaagcggtcacccagtctgcgtttggtctctccaatgtagaggaaaccgcattgggagcaacaaatgcagtagactaaattgagggaagtgcaagtgaagtgctgcttcatctgaagggagtgtttgggcccttggatggtgagaagaggggaagtaaaggggcaggtgttgcaccttctgtggttgcatgggaaggtgccgtgggagggggttgaggtgtagggggtgatggaggagtggaccagggtgtcctggagggaacgatccctgtggaaagccgcCGGGGGgttggaggtgaagggaagatgtgtttggtggtggcatcatgctggagttggtggaaatggcagaggatgatcctttgaatccggaggctagtggggtgataagtgaggataagggggaccctatcatggttctgggagggagaggaaggctaatccagagtaatccagaggcccaggctgttgtcctggggacaaggattcaaatcccaccaaggcagctggtggaatttaaggccatgaaaccattgttggtgTCGTAAAaacaccatctggttcactaatgtccttcaggcaaggaaatctgccatccttatccattCTGACCTAGatctgactccagatccacagcaacatggttgactttcaacactgccctgtgaaatggtgtggcaagccactttATGCAAGGAGAATTAGGgaggagcaacaaatgctggccatccaagcgacatccacatcccacgaaagaataaattaaagatGTGGGCTCTCCAGGCCTCACACGGGAAATGCTACAATACTCAGTCACACAGTAAATGCATAAACAACACTTCTCCACTAACCCTTTTGCAGTCTGTAATCTCCAGTAGTTCACACAGACAGCTATTCATGGTCCTGCACCTCAcgtttttgtgtgtttgggtgcatTTCAGTGGCTTGTGAATTGCAGTGTTCACTCAGTGCTAATTAACATTTTGATCAGACAATGAAAGTCTGGAGAGGGGTATCCCATGTCACTGACTATCTCAACTATTCGTCATGAAAATACAGAAGTGCTATTGAAGTCTGTAAATTCCTGAAACTTTTTTTTGTcttgattgaatttaaatgtttcttggggggggtgttgggggaggggggtgttgtggagggggggaggtgtggtggtggagggcaggggtgaggggggtggggggaatgaactGAAGCCATTAATAATGCTTGACCTGCCACCAATTGCTCATCGCTCTTGTTAGTGACAGAATCATGACTGCAGCCATCTAAACCAATGCGTATTGACTTGAATGCAAAGAAAATCCTATTATGAGGGAAAACAAAGTATGGGGGTGGGTCTGAGCTGTGCTGAATTTTTCTTCCCTTCAATATCTGTCATGAACCTTTTATCACTCCCCAAGGACCATAGGCAGCCTGTCATTGTTTCTTAGACAATACATCTCTCAGCAGCAGATACGATAGGCTGATTATTCAGCCTTTCTGCTAAACCTGCCCTCAAACAACCTCCAGGTTCAGAATTGCTGCAAACTGATTCCATCATTGCAAAATCCTGTCTTCCTCAAATTCCAgtgctgatttaaaaaaaactcctgctGGGTAAGGAGGCTTTTAATTGATATATAATTTAAACTGCTTATTGCGGACTATAAAAGTACACTAATTTACTGAAAACCACTGCTAAGAAACAACTTGTATTCATAAAGCACAACGATATATCCTCAGGGAGTCCCAAGCACATGGCAACCAATTCATTCAcctttgaagtacagtcactctAACTATGAAGGTAAAATTGTTTAAGCACATCAGCACTGAGGAATCCAAATCTATCTATTTTTTGGAGTAGGGGCAGCGGGTGCTTTACAATACCGAGAACAGGCAAAGGATGGTTTGGAAtactttaacaaaaacaaaaatagctggaaaaactcagcaggtctgacagcatctgcggagaggaatacagttaacgtttcgagtccgtatgacttttcatcagaactgaagagaaatagaaatgaggtgaaatataagctgttaagggggttgggggggggtggttcaggtggagctggatagagggccagtgataggtggaggaaaAAGGGAGAtcgccaaagatgtcatagacaaaaggacaaagggatgttgacggtgatgatattatctaaggaatgtgctaatggtgacattagggtagaaagcaggatgagcaaggtacagatagccttagtgcgggtggggtggggggaagggatcaaaataggctaataggtggagataaaataatgaatggaaataaagtttaaaataatagaaataggtgagaaaagaaaaatatatttaaaaaatatataataattattagaaaaaaggagattggaaagggagtagggatggaggagagagttcatgatctgaagttgttgaactcaatgttaagtccggaaggctgtaaagtgcctaatcagaagatgaggtgctgatcctccagtttgcggtgagcttcactggaacattgcagcaggttaaggacggacatgtgggcatgagagcagggtggtgtgttgaaatggtagGCGACAGGAACCATTGCATCCACTATATCTGCAGcaacctcttttagaaccctaggatgtggATCCTAagaatttgtcagattttagtcccactaatttctccagtactttttctttgCTAATAATATTAATTACTTTTAAATCCTTCACTTTCTTAGATTCTCTGTTCTCCACCATTTCTGGTagtgttttctactgtgaagagAGACACttaacatctctgccatttccttattccaaCAACAACagtaacttatatttatatagcagctttagtgtaataaaacatcccaaaatgcttcagagGAGCATTAGGGAACAAAACTGACACCAGATCacatgagatattaggtcagatgacctaaaacttggtcaaagtggtagattttaaggagtgtcttaaaggaggaaagtgaggtagagaggcagagaggtttagggtggaTATTGCAGAATTTAGTTGTTCACTACATCAATCTGTTTGAAACTTTCAATAAACCATAAAATATCAGGAAACAACAAAGGTGGAAAACCCATATTCTATAGAGAGTTAAATGGTTAGTGCTATTCATTGCTACCTGTAAAATTAACACTTTAGTCAAAGTTGTCCCAACACCAGTTAACAATTAGTAGTGAAGGTTCAATATTTCTTTCATTATCTTTCAGATTTCAGAACCTTCTATGGTCCAGGAAATCCTTTGTGGAAAGTATGAAGGTGTATGGGCGCAGCTACATTTACATGCCTGCCTTTTCCATGAAGATGGGGACAGATCCTTCCTTCCGCACATACTACACGTTGTCAGACTTCAGTGCCAACCAAACCATACTCTTCGCCAATCCGGATTTCCTGCGCAATGTTGAGAAGTTCTGGAAGAGCAAGGGAATCTATGCCAAACGCCTGTCCACGGGCCTATTCCTAGTTAGTGTTGCCTTGGGCCTCTGTGAAGATGTGACCCTTTATGGATTTTGGCCATTTTCAATGGACCTGCAAGGGAGGATAATTAGTCACCACTACTATGACAATGTGATGCCTTATTCAGGCTATCATGCCATGCCGGAGGAGTTTCTCCAACTCTGGCTCTTGCATAAAAGCGGTATATTAAAGATGCAGATTGGCAAATGTGAGGAGAACGTGAAGTAATCATCATTGTAGTAGAATGGAGATGTATAATATACAGGTTTCTGGTTTATCCCTTGGAGAATAACCTATCAACTTTCAGAGTTAAGACATTTCATTTTGGTATTGAACAATATCCTCAGAGAGAAATGGTGACTGAGAATGAAACCAGAACTTCCTCCCTTCATTGCCATAAACTGTGAATACATTTACTGGAACAAGTGAGGGAGTGACCCCGATCCTTACTGACTTGTACTTCCAACACTTGACCTGCACTGTGCATGGAATATCATGTTGAAAAGAGTATAGAGAGATTGGTAGAGTTGAGGGACTGTGTTCATTTAAACCATTTAGTCGGCAAACCCATAGTTTATGAATGCATAGACCGCCAGAAGCCTAGGTAAATATTGTTTTCAGTTGCTGTTGAAAGATTCCCAAATGAACAGGAAGCAGTTGCTAAAAGGATCACCATTATATTAGGATTTGTCTTATATTAGATCCAGACTAGTAGACCACCAGTCAGCTCCGTAAATTTGCACAAACTAAATAAGTTATGCTGAGTTCTTTTACTCACTTTTGTTAATTCATAGGATTCTATTTGCAAGCACCAGTGTAAAGGAATTAGCTTTGTACTTTTTAAACAACATGGGTTTTTTTGAACCAGCATAAGCAAGTCAATCTCAATCAGTTTTTGCCTTAACTTTGCAGATACAGAATAGGCTTCCACCTCTTGCGTTTGTCTTTCAACTTTGTTTCATCTTTCCGTTGTGATCTCCTTTTTGTTCCTATCCAATATGCTGCAGTCAACAAAAACACCAACTGTGTTATCTGACTGTTTTCCCGACTGTGAGGATTCTGTTGAACGTATAAAAATGGATGAAAATCCAATTGGAGTAACGACTTACACTTAACTGACAGCAGTTGAATGCAATCATTTACTTTATAGACTGGATATGGCAGAAAGTCTTTATTTGGTTATATATCCTTAAGCTTGAATCTTTAAACAAAAGATCTCTGTTGCATCTGTCTTGTGCGCAGCATAGGCAAGGCTTTAGTCCTGGTGTGGAGACTTGCCAGATGGAAATCCAGCCTGAGATGGGAATGGTGAAGGGTGATACCATGATCCCCCACAGTCTTGTAACCAGAGCCACATTGGGAATGAATTGTAGAAAATTACTCCTTACAAGCAGCAATAGTACGATGTACATTTTCAGCAAATCATATTTCAGGCCAAGGATGTGGCCACTTATTTCACATCATACCATTGATTTATATGGCAAACCATTGGCTTTCCTGTTTTGTTCCTGTGGGAATATTGCCTTTGCTTTCTGGTTGGGTATCTTTGGTTAAAAGAGGCTTGTGGTTGGAATTCCAGGGAAGAGAAATGCCTGGTGTcaatgtttttaaaatgttttttctaACTCAGGTTTAAAACTGTTTCCAGTActtcactccttcagtactgaataCTCTTGTGGCGACGTTTTAGTGACAGATTGGCGTAGTATTTGAAGCAAATTCATGTCAAATCCCAGGGAAATAATAGAACTCCTGGAAGCATTTGT is from Carcharodon carcharias isolate sCarCar2 chromosome 13, sCarCar2.pri, whole genome shotgun sequence and encodes:
- the st8sia1 gene encoding alpha-N-acetylneuraminide alpha-2,8-sialyltransferase; the protein is MLWRGLCPRSRIPVGVALCVFVLCWLYVYPVYRIPDEKEIVNEILQQAKWKRNQTAIAAFRKLLDQCCDAQRLFAVTKLNSPLGKSLRFDGEFLYSLTVNNEIFSMFPQDTPFQLPLKKCSVVGNGGILKESDCGRQIDKADFVMRCNLPPLSNEYTRDAGYRTHLVTANPSIIEKRFQNLLWSRKSFVESMKVYGRSYIYMPAFSMKMGTDPSFRTYYTLSDFSANQTILFANPDFLRNVEKFWKSKGIYAKRLSTGLFLVSVALGLCEDVTLYGFWPFSMDLQGRIISHHYYDNVMPYSGYHAMPEEFLQLWLLHKSGILKMQIGKCEENVK